Proteins encoded in a region of the Streptomyces sp. NBC_00258 genome:
- a CDS encoding MerR family transcriptional regulator — MRIGELAATVGVTTRTVRHYHHLGLLPEPERRSNGYRDYGLRHAVVLARIKRLTELGLGLAEVRDALADDAGRDLTEVLAELDDDLARQEAAIRERRLRLRALLDGGGLPAEGPVSPELAAIFGELTRHPEPAMAAKDREMIAFLETVAAPGDRERLLSAMRAAADVPGVLERTHEAYALLDALVDVDPADPRVEEAARTLADCLPDEALEGMGLGQLDLEGTDMTGNGSFFRAFLDDFAPAQAAAVRRTIELLVERAR, encoded by the coding sequence ATGCGGATCGGAGAACTCGCCGCGACCGTCGGCGTCACGACGCGGACCGTCCGGCACTACCACCACCTCGGGCTGCTGCCCGAACCCGAGCGGCGCTCCAACGGCTACCGCGACTACGGCCTGCGACACGCGGTCGTACTCGCCCGGATCAAACGGCTGACCGAGCTGGGGCTCGGTCTCGCCGAGGTACGGGACGCCCTCGCGGACGACGCGGGGCGCGATCTCACCGAGGTGCTCGCCGAACTCGACGACGACCTGGCGCGGCAGGAGGCGGCGATCCGGGAGCGGCGGCTGCGGTTGCGCGCCCTGCTGGACGGGGGCGGACTGCCCGCCGAGGGGCCCGTGTCTCCCGAACTTGCCGCGATCTTCGGCGAGTTGACCCGGCACCCGGAACCGGCGATGGCCGCGAAGGACCGCGAGATGATCGCCTTCCTCGAAACGGTCGCGGCCCCGGGGGACCGTGAGCGGCTGCTGTCCGCGATGCGTGCCGCCGCGGACGTGCCCGGCGTCCTGGAACGGACGCACGAGGCGTACGCGCTGCTCGACGCGCTCGTCGACGTCGACCCGGCCGACCCGCGCGTCGAGGAGGCCGCCCGCACCCTCGCCGACTGTCTCCCGGACGAGGCTCTGGAGGGCATGGGCCTCGGTCAACTCGACCTGGAAGGAACCGACATGACCGGCAACGGCAGCTTCTTCCGCGCCTTTCTCGACGACTTCGCCCCCGCGCAGGCCGCGGCGGTCCGCCGGACGATCGAGCTGCTCGTGGAGCGTGCGCGATGA
- a CDS encoding DUF4260 family protein: MNTATMSTITAPSTADTTHADTTDVAGRVPAPRGRRALSVTRRTAWLLNGLFWSAFAVLEAVNHGWLAGLLAVALFIAPDLTFLVGIGDARGMAKGRLQPRAVPYYNTAHRALVPLALMTLYTLGPPALAWPPAFAALCGWLAHISYDRAFGYGLRTKEGFQRD; the protein is encoded by the coding sequence ATGAACACGGCAACAATGAGCACGATCACCGCGCCCAGCACCGCCGACACCACGCACGCCGACACGACTGACGTCGCCGGCAGGGTCCCCGCCCCCCGAGGCCGCCGCGCCCTCTCGGTCACCCGCCGCACCGCCTGGCTGCTGAACGGCCTCTTCTGGTCGGCCTTCGCAGTGCTCGAAGCCGTGAACCACGGATGGCTCGCGGGGCTGCTGGCCGTCGCGCTCTTCATAGCGCCCGACCTGACGTTCCTGGTCGGCATCGGCGACGCGCGCGGCATGGCGAAGGGAAGGCTCCAGCCCCGCGCGGTCCCGTACTACAACACCGCCCACCGGGCCCTCGTCCCGCTGGCCCTCATGACCCTCTACACCCTCGGTCCTCCGGCCCTGGCCTGGCCCCCGGCCTTCGCGGCCCTGTGCGGCTGGCTCGCCCACATCTCGTACGATCGCGCCTTCGGCTACGGCCTGCGGACGAAGGAGGGCTTCCAGCGTGACTGA
- a CDS encoding TetR/AcrR family transcriptional regulator: MSPRARSIVAAARALLEESGPAALTMRALADHLGIKAPSLYKHFPDKSAVEVELIAQMLAESATALEAAEARAPGSIPALAEAYRAYALEHPHLYCLATERPLPRASLPPGLEDRAAAPLVRACGGDMELARATWAFAHGMVILEIHGRFPDGADLTGAWKRGTRALHA; this comes from the coding sequence CTGTCGCCCCGAGCCCGTTCGATCGTCGCGGCGGCCCGCGCCCTCCTGGAGGAGTCGGGCCCCGCGGCGCTGACCATGCGGGCCCTCGCGGACCACCTGGGCATCAAGGCCCCCTCCCTCTACAAGCACTTCCCCGACAAGTCGGCCGTAGAGGTCGAACTGATCGCGCAGATGCTCGCGGAGTCCGCCACGGCCCTGGAGGCGGCCGAGGCCCGGGCCCCCGGCTCGATCCCGGCCCTCGCCGAGGCGTACCGCGCGTACGCCCTCGAACACCCCCACCTCTACTGCCTGGCCACCGAACGCCCGCTGCCCCGAGCCTCCCTCCCGCCCGGCCTGGAGGACCGCGCCGCCGCACCCCTCGTCCGGGCCTGCGGCGGTGACATGGAGCTGGCCCGGGCGACCTGGGCCTTCGCCCACGGGATGGTGATCCTGGAGATCCACGGCAGATTTCCCGACGGGGCTGACCTGACCGGGGCATGGAAAAGGGGCACGCGGGCGTTGCACGCCTGA
- a CDS encoding helix-turn-helix transcriptional regulator, translating into MGETDDGERADARERVHGHGKASGHGKVSGLGQASGHGQAGGREQAGGREQAVWTRTTLGRSGDPLDLLTARFDRHRYAPHAHAEFTIGVCVGGSEIIDYRGGRIQPGPGSIVVLAPGEAHTGAPAASDGYAYRALYAETSLLTEGTWSVPHFREPVLDDPELAEALRIAHTELSICPDPLETESRVPWLLTALARRHSSARPVCDTIPGAGRLAEAVRDRLADELLSPPSLSDLAADLGLSRYQLLRAFRTSMGMPPYAWLAQHRVNRARCLLEKGHRPADTAALVGFADQAHLTRWFRRVLGVTPAAYRNSVQDSRR; encoded by the coding sequence ATGGGGGAGACGGACGACGGTGAACGGGCGGATGCGCGCGAAAGGGTCCACGGCCACGGGAAGGCGAGTGGGCACGGGAAGGTGAGCGGGCTCGGCCAGGCGAGCGGGCACGGGCAGGCGGGTGGGCGCGAGCAGGCGGGTGGGCGCGAGCAGGCCGTCTGGACCAGAACGACCCTCGGCCGGAGCGGCGACCCCCTCGACCTCCTGACCGCCCGTTTCGACCGCCACCGCTACGCACCCCACGCTCACGCCGAGTTCACCATCGGCGTCTGCGTCGGCGGCTCCGAGATCATCGACTACCGCGGCGGCCGAATCCAGCCGGGCCCCGGCTCGATCGTCGTCCTCGCCCCGGGAGAGGCGCACACCGGCGCCCCGGCCGCTTCCGACGGCTACGCCTACCGCGCCCTGTACGCCGAGACGTCCCTGCTCACCGAGGGCACGTGGAGCGTTCCGCACTTCCGCGAACCCGTCCTCGACGACCCCGAGCTGGCCGAGGCCCTACGCATCGCGCACACCGAACTCAGCATCTGCCCCGACCCGTTGGAGACGGAATCCCGCGTCCCGTGGCTGCTCACAGCCCTGGCCCGCCGCCACTCCTCGGCCCGCCCGGTGTGCGACACGATCCCGGGCGCGGGCCGCCTGGCCGAGGCCGTACGCGACCGCCTGGCCGACGAACTCCTGTCCCCGCCCTCCCTCTCCGACCTGGCCGCCGACCTGGGCCTGTCCCGCTACCAACTGCTCCGAGCCTTCCGTACGAGCATGGGGATGCCCCCGTACGCCTGGCTGGCCCAGCACCGCGTGAACCGGGCCCGCTGCCTGCTGGAGAAGGGCCACCGCCCCGCCGATACAGCCGCACTGGTCGGCTTCGCGGACCAGGCGCACCTGACGCGCTGGTTCCGCCGGGTGCTGGGGGTGACCCCGGCGGCGTACCGCAACAGCGTTCAAGACTCCCGCCGCTGA
- a CDS encoding helix-turn-helix domain-containing protein: MTQTAVAKILGLTQGRVSAIEKGAFSRSEVDTLAACVKALGESSSSWPPSATYRLCWGKAKRRARHTDIALGTDTADE, translated from the coding sequence ATGACGCAGACGGCGGTGGCCAAGATCCTCGGCCTCACCCAGGGACGCGTCTCGGCCATCGAGAAGGGTGCGTTCAGCCGCTCCGAGGTCGACACGCTTGCTGCCTGCGTCAAAGCTCTCGGCGAAAGCTCAAGCTCGTGGCCGCCTTCGGCGACGTATCGCTTGTGCTGGGGTAAGGCAAAACGTCGCGCTCGGCACACCGACATCGCCCTCGGCACCGACACGGCCGACGAGTAG
- a CDS encoding radical SAM protein, translated as MEYNNRLGRLRVSITHACQLRCTFCHREGIESHWSPRHMPTEVFRALLSAFGSMGGREVNVTGGDPLVHPRAGLVLEELQNFDGHRALCTNGLLLRRIYDQLRPDLIDEVKISVHASSDATGKKLLGAAWSSAVVVDGLKILSERRIPFTMNFSVTSENVAELPEVLERSRRIGANVLIIDLISTRWDTCQDSLNNVDFDAAVEKIAALCGDPVTIRDRTGCVLTRFTTPEGNTWTIKDVRNGVLFTGMCNACRLRTSCGEGVFALRVDSEHTLRPCLLRRDLDQPMEARLDPVDADDWQRALAEMIKKMMSPPYVLESPEQIYE; from the coding sequence GTGGAGTACAACAACAGGCTGGGGCGGCTCAGGGTATCGATCACACACGCCTGCCAATTACGTTGTACGTTCTGCCACAGGGAGGGAATAGAGAGCCATTGGAGTCCGAGGCATATGCCGACCGAGGTTTTCCGTGCGCTGCTCTCCGCCTTCGGCTCGATGGGGGGCCGCGAGGTCAACGTGACCGGAGGCGACCCATTGGTCCATCCCCGGGCCGGGCTCGTGCTGGAGGAGCTTCAGAACTTCGATGGGCACCGAGCATTATGCACGAACGGTCTTCTCTTGAGGCGCATATATGATCAACTGCGTCCTGACCTCATAGACGAAGTGAAGATAAGTGTTCATGCCAGCAGCGATGCCACGGGGAAAAAGCTTTTGGGCGCCGCATGGTCTTCAGCGGTTGTCGTCGATGGCCTGAAAATCCTCAGTGAGCGGAGGATCCCTTTTACCATGAACTTCTCGGTGACTTCGGAAAACGTCGCTGAACTCCCTGAGGTCCTTGAGCGGTCCAGGAGGATCGGAGCAAATGTACTCATCATCGATCTGATAAGTACGCGTTGGGATACATGCCAGGATTCTCTGAACAACGTTGACTTCGATGCTGCTGTGGAAAAAATCGCCGCGCTCTGCGGCGATCCCGTGACGATAAGGGATCGGACTGGCTGCGTGCTCACTCGCTTCACCACCCCCGAGGGAAATACTTGGACAATCAAAGACGTGCGTAACGGCGTGCTGTTCACAGGGATGTGTAATGCTTGCCGGCTGCGAACATCGTGTGGCGAGGGAGTCTTCGCACTCCGAGTGGACTCTGAGCACACCCTCCGCCCCTGCCTGCTCCGCCGTGACCTCGATCAGCCCATGGAAGCTCGGCTCGATCCCGTCGACGCCGACGACTGGCAAAGGGCCCTCGCCGAGATGATCAAAAAGATGATGTCACCCCCATATGTCCTGGAATCGCCGGAGCAGATATACGAGTGA
- a CDS encoding class I SAM-dependent DNA methyltransferase, which translates to MTDPRPYSLIAKYYDSRADLASKRALARQLHTYVGSQRAREGFILDLACGTGNISQALLDLGYRVHSIDRSPEMLAIALSKLGGGRFTADLQDMRGLHLPTARYCGAVCGSFSLGYLTEEKHFQSAIRQVCDSLVSHGTFLFDMAGPEFFTGERLADQRKAWARSGVVMNFNWRGEKEYEYTYSTLREDGRLSLERHRGRCWTPDDVKRNVTNSVSSSLLRILNSELPEDLARTGLDYYVLCVS; encoded by the coding sequence GTGACGGACCCGCGCCCTTATTCGCTTATCGCGAAGTATTACGACTCGCGTGCCGATCTGGCCTCGAAACGCGCTCTGGCCCGCCAACTCCACACCTACGTGGGTTCCCAGCGGGCACGTGAAGGTTTCATCCTCGACCTGGCCTGCGGTACGGGGAATATTTCCCAGGCACTATTAGATCTGGGCTACCGCGTGCACAGTATCGACCGTTCGCCCGAGATGCTCGCCATTGCATTGTCGAAGCTGGGCGGGGGCAGATTCACGGCGGACCTCCAGGATATGCGCGGATTGCACCTTCCTACCGCAAGATATTGTGGAGCGGTGTGCGGGTCGTTTTCCCTCGGATATCTCACTGAAGAGAAACACTTTCAATCGGCGATACGACAGGTTTGCGACTCTCTGGTATCGCACGGCACCTTCTTGTTCGATATGGCCGGCCCTGAGTTCTTCACCGGGGAACGGCTTGCGGATCAACGAAAGGCGTGGGCTCGTTCGGGTGTTGTCATGAATTTCAACTGGCGGGGAGAAAAGGAATACGAGTACACCTACTCCACCCTTCGTGAAGACGGTCGACTCTCTCTGGAACGCCACCGCGGACGCTGTTGGACGCCTGACGATGTCAAGCGAAATGTAACTAATTCCGTCAGTAGTTCGCTTCTGCGTATTCTGAATTCGGAGTTGCCCGAAGACCTCGCGAGAACCGGGTTGGACTACTACGTTCTATGTGTTTCCTGA
- a CDS encoding NUDIX hydrolase → MGVEKSDEMVMALDDNSREIGLVSRRLANRVGIWHLCAQVFVLVREVEGSAYLLFQRRSRKKSVSPGVIDISASGHVTAEQDSLTAALSELKEELGIDVAEERLTFIGRRIDLYSSEKALSRIFADVFIVEITQAHLKEICTAPEEVEEVLLIKPESLMEMFSPDGQERLDGLRIEAGKEVSLEPCTVAAVEFLPRFDNLYYRIGRLAQEYSYDQGNKVLL, encoded by the coding sequence GTGGGTGTCGAAAAGTCTGACGAAATGGTAATGGCTCTGGATGACAATTCGAGGGAAATCGGCCTGGTCAGCCGTCGACTCGCGAATAGGGTTGGCATCTGGCATCTGTGCGCCCAGGTCTTCGTGCTCGTGCGGGAAGTGGAGGGCAGCGCCTACCTGCTTTTCCAGCGCCGATCCCGCAAGAAGTCGGTATCTCCGGGTGTCATCGACATCAGCGCTTCGGGGCACGTGACAGCCGAACAGGACTCGCTGACTGCAGCTTTATCTGAACTCAAGGAAGAGCTGGGAATCGACGTCGCAGAGGAAAGGCTGACTTTCATCGGTCGACGCATCGACCTCTACTCTTCCGAAAAAGCCCTGAGCCGAATCTTTGCTGATGTTTTTATCGTGGAAATCACCCAGGCCCACCTCAAGGAGATCTGCACTGCTCCGGAAGAAGTCGAGGAAGTGTTGCTGATCAAGCCGGAATCCCTCATGGAAATGTTCTCCCCGGACGGACAAGAGCGCTTGGACGGTTTGCGCATCGAAGCAGGGAAAGAGGTCTCTCTCGAACCATGCACAGTGGCAGCCGTGGAGTTCCTGCCACGGTTCGACAATCTTTACTACAGAATTGGACGACTGGCTCAGGAGTATTCATATGACCAAGGGAATAAGGTCCTCCTCTAG
- a CDS encoding response regulator translates to MTTVLIVDDQALQRLGFSMLLEQHPDLTVVGEATHGAEAVRMTAELRPDVVLMDVRMPGMDGIEATRRIVESGGRSRVLVLTTFDLDEYAYAALRAGASGFLLKDALPDELTAGIRAVASGDAVIAPGLTRKLIDAFSAHLPGHTPAQDRQLTALTAREREVLTAIATGWSNAEIADRFSLAESTVKSHVSHILAKIGARDRVQAVIFAYDMGLVRPA, encoded by the coding sequence ATGACGACTGTCCTCATCGTCGACGACCAGGCCCTGCAACGCCTCGGCTTCAGCATGCTCCTGGAGCAGCACCCCGACCTCACGGTGGTCGGCGAGGCCACCCACGGCGCGGAGGCGGTCCGCATGACGGCCGAACTGCGCCCGGACGTCGTCCTGATGGACGTCCGCATGCCAGGCATGGACGGCATCGAGGCCACCCGCCGCATCGTGGAGTCGGGCGGCCGCTCACGAGTCCTGGTCCTGACCACCTTCGACCTGGACGAATACGCGTACGCGGCCCTGCGCGCCGGAGCCAGCGGCTTCCTCCTGAAGGACGCCCTCCCCGACGAACTGACGGCAGGCATCAGAGCGGTGGCGTCCGGCGACGCGGTGATCGCCCCCGGCCTGACCCGCAAACTGATCGACGCCTTCTCCGCCCACCTCCCGGGCCACACCCCCGCCCAGGACCGCCAACTCACCGCCCTCACGGCCCGCGAACGCGAGGTCCTGACGGCCATCGCCACGGGTTGGTCCAACGCCGAGATCGCCGACCGCTTCTCGCTGGCCGAGTCCACGGTGAAGTCCCACGTGAGCCACATCCTGGCGAAGATCGGGGCACGGGACCGGGTGCAGGCGGTGATTTTCGCTTATGACATGGGGTTGGTGCGGCCGGCTTGA
- a CDS encoding sensor histidine kinase, with translation MTAPTAPALGPSAPSVAPETLLDGTNRTSDVTVMKWLIRARHADLAHPGVRRWVVPLLCAGIGIPAARDAANGIGPAVPTVLALIVAFCVPLLWRQQRPVLVFALTSAVSSVALALDAATGSEAARIVALLNVGRNVRPAQLAVCLAIAVAQTSLSVVVRGAEQPNEQFLQTPVLAIVQSALVAAVAAAGLVGRVVNAYIRALHERAVRLEVERDQRARLAAAAERARVAREMHDILGHTLAVIVGLAGGAAGLTETKPKRGAETLRIIADTGRGALAELRRLLAVIGEERDTSEDPPTPGTGHPHAGPPLAPQPGLADLDPLLERVRGAGPTVTLHTQGALTDLAPGLQLAVYRVVQESLTNTLKHAAATTTVHITLTTHDTSVHVTVEDTGPSRAPRSPAPHVEGRGLLGMRERAALYGGSVTAGPTPQGGWTVEAHFRTTTTPPPPHTAPTEKRPA, from the coding sequence GTGACCGCACCAACCGCTCCCGCGCTCGGGCCATCGGCTCCTTCCGTCGCGCCCGAGACCCTGCTGGACGGGACGAACCGGACCTCGGACGTCACGGTCATGAAGTGGCTCATCCGGGCGCGGCATGCAGACCTGGCTCATCCGGGGGTCAGGCGCTGGGTGGTGCCGCTGCTCTGCGCCGGTATCGGCATCCCGGCCGCGCGGGACGCGGCGAACGGCATCGGACCCGCCGTACCGACGGTGCTGGCGCTGATCGTCGCGTTCTGTGTCCCGCTGCTGTGGCGGCAGCAGCGCCCCGTCCTGGTCTTCGCCCTCACCTCCGCCGTCTCCTCCGTGGCCCTCGCCCTGGACGCCGCCACGGGCTCGGAGGCCGCCCGGATCGTGGCACTGCTCAATGTGGGCCGGAACGTCAGACCCGCCCAGCTGGCGGTCTGTCTGGCGATCGCCGTCGCGCAGACGTCCCTGTCGGTCGTCGTCCGCGGCGCCGAACAGCCGAACGAGCAGTTCCTGCAGACGCCGGTGCTGGCGATCGTGCAGTCGGCCCTGGTGGCGGCGGTCGCCGCGGCGGGCCTGGTCGGCCGGGTCGTGAACGCGTACATCAGGGCCCTGCACGAACGCGCCGTCCGCCTGGAGGTGGAGCGCGACCAGCGGGCCCGCCTCGCCGCCGCCGCCGAACGCGCCCGCGTCGCCCGGGAGATGCACGACATCCTCGGCCACACCCTCGCCGTGATCGTCGGCCTCGCGGGCGGCGCCGCCGGACTCACCGAGACGAAACCGAAGCGGGGCGCCGAGACCCTGCGCATCATCGCCGACACCGGCCGCGGCGCCCTGGCGGAACTGCGCCGCCTCCTCGCCGTGATCGGCGAGGAACGCGACACGTCGGAGGACCCCCCGACGCCCGGCACAGGACACCCACACGCGGGCCCGCCCCTCGCCCCTCAGCCGGGCCTGGCCGACCTCGACCCCCTCCTGGAACGGGTCCGCGGCGCCGGCCCCACCGTCACCCTGCACACACAGGGAGCCCTCACCGACCTGGCCCCCGGCCTCCAACTGGCCGTCTACCGTGTGGTCCAGGAGTCCCTGACGAACACCCTCAAACACGCCGCGGCGACCACGACGGTCCACATCACCCTGACGACCCACGACACGTCCGTACACGTAACGGTCGAGGACACGGGCCCTTCCCGCGCCCCACGTTCCCCCGCCCCGCACGTCGAGGGCCGCGGCCTGCTCGGCATGCGCGAACGGGCGGCGCTGTACGGGGGAAGCGTCACGGCGGGCCCGACCCCCCAAGGCGGCTGGACGGTTGAAGCCCACTTCCGGACCACCACCACGCCACCCCCGCCACACACCGCACCCACGGAGAAGCGTCCCGCATGA
- a CDS encoding MMPL family transporter, with protein MATFLYRLGRFSFRRRRLVLMLWIAVLAAVGIGAAGVSSSTSDTFAIPGTQSQKALDLLEKEFPQASADGATARVVFEAPAGQKLTSAAHKAEVDSLVGDLKSASQVASVADPYTGGTVSKDGSVAYAQVTYKVAQADVTDAARADLEHVAEQGERAGLAVSMGGTAVNEESHQSAAELIGIVIAALVMVITFGSLVAAELPLLTALFGVLAAICGITVATSFIDLSSSTSTLALMLGLAVAIDYALFIVSRYRGELKEGHDPEEAAGRALGTAGSAVVFAGLTVVIALAGLSVIGIKILSDIGLGAAFAVVVAVVIALTLLPAMLGFAGKRISAGKLKTRRMRAIEQGEREPMGVRWARFVLRNPVKVLGVSVAGLLLLAVPALSLQLGMPGDSTATPGSTQRIAYDTVTDGFGAGYNGPLTVVVDARGSDDPKAAAQDAVTLLDDLPDVASVSPVSFNETGDVALIRAVPGSSPTSEDTVGLVSDIRDRGAALHADTGAELMVTGTTALNIDISGKLNDALIPYLCVVVGLALILLMLVFRSILVPLKAAAGFLLSVLATLGVVVAVFQWGWLADVFGVDQTGPIVSVLPIFMVGVVFGLAMDYQVFLVTRMREEYVHGAEPREAVIAGFRHGARVVTAAAIIMISVFAGFLFSDTALIKSIGLGLAVAVFLDAFVVRMTIVPAVMALLGRRAWALPRRLDRILPNVDVEGEKLRHLLERDAGRTEGAGDGEGAGEEIPEPVHTGKG; from the coding sequence GTGGCCACCTTCCTCTACCGGCTCGGCCGGTTCTCGTTCAGGCGACGACGGCTCGTCCTGATGCTGTGGATCGCGGTCCTGGCCGCCGTCGGCATAGGCGCGGCCGGTGTGTCCTCCAGTACGTCGGACACCTTCGCCATCCCCGGCACCCAGTCCCAGAAGGCGCTGGACCTGCTGGAGAAGGAGTTCCCGCAGGCGTCGGCCGACGGGGCCACGGCACGCGTGGTGTTCGAGGCGCCGGCCGGGCAGAAGCTGACGTCCGCGGCGCACAAGGCCGAGGTCGATTCCCTGGTCGGCGACCTCAAGTCGGCGTCCCAGGTCGCGAGCGTCGCCGACCCCTACACCGGCGGCACCGTCAGCAAGGACGGCTCCGTCGCCTACGCCCAGGTGACCTACAAGGTCGCCCAGGCCGATGTCACCGACGCCGCCCGCGCCGACCTGGAGCACGTCGCCGAACAGGGCGAGCGGGCCGGTCTCGCGGTCAGCATGGGTGGCACGGCCGTCAACGAGGAGTCCCACCAGAGCGCGGCCGAGCTGATCGGCATCGTGATCGCCGCCCTGGTCATGGTCATCACCTTCGGCTCGCTGGTCGCGGCCGAACTGCCGCTGCTGACCGCGCTCTTCGGCGTCCTCGCGGCGATCTGCGGGATCACCGTGGCGACCTCGTTCATCGACCTCAGCTCCAGCACCAGCACGCTGGCGCTGATGCTGGGCCTCGCGGTGGCCATCGACTACGCCCTGTTCATCGTCTCCCGCTACCGCGGCGAACTGAAGGAGGGCCACGATCCGGAGGAGGCCGCGGGGCGCGCGCTGGGCACCGCGGGATCGGCGGTGGTGTTCGCCGGGCTGACCGTGGTCATCGCACTGGCCGGACTCAGCGTCATCGGCATCAAGATCCTCTCCGACATCGGTCTCGGCGCCGCGTTCGCGGTCGTCGTCGCCGTGGTCATCGCGCTCACCCTGCTGCCCGCGATGCTCGGTTTCGCCGGTAAGCGGATCTCGGCCGGGAAGCTCAAGACCCGCCGTATGCGGGCGATCGAGCAGGGCGAGCGCGAGCCGATGGGCGTGCGCTGGGCGCGGTTCGTCCTGCGCAACCCGGTGAAGGTGCTCGGCGTCTCGGTGGCCGGTCTGCTCCTGCTCGCCGTCCCGGCCCTGTCGCTGCAACTCGGCATGCCCGGCGACTCGACGGCCACCCCCGGCAGCACCCAGCGCATCGCCTACGACACCGTCACCGACGGCTTCGGGGCCGGCTACAACGGGCCGCTGACCGTGGTCGTCGACGCCCGCGGCAGCGACGACCCCAAGGCCGCCGCCCAGGACGCGGTCACCCTGCTCGACGATCTGCCCGACGTCGCCTCCGTCAGCCCCGTGTCGTTCAACGAGACCGGTGACGTGGCCCTGATCCGTGCCGTCCCCGGGAGCTCCCCCACCAGCGAGGACACGGTCGGCCTCGTCTCCGACATCCGCGACCGGGGCGCCGCCCTGCACGCCGACACCGGCGCCGAGCTGATGGTCACCGGCACCACCGCTCTCAACATCGACATCTCCGGCAAGCTGAACGACGCCCTGATCCCGTACCTGTGCGTGGTCGTGGGCCTCGCTCTGATCCTCCTCATGCTGGTGTTCCGCTCGATCCTCGTCCCGCTCAAGGCCGCCGCGGGCTTCCTGCTCAGCGTCCTCGCCACGCTCGGCGTCGTCGTCGCCGTCTTCCAGTGGGGCTGGCTCGCGGACGTCTTCGGCGTCGACCAGACGGGCCCGATCGTGAGCGTGCTGCCGATCTTCATGGTCGGCGTGGTGTTCGGCCTCGCGATGGACTACCAGGTCTTCCTCGTCACCCGGATGCGGGAGGAGTACGTCCACGGGGCCGAGCCGCGGGAAGCGGTGATCGCCGGCTTCCGGCACGGGGCCCGCGTCGTCACGGCCGCCGCGATCATCATGATCTCCGTGTTCGCCGGATTCCTCTTCAGCGACACCGCACTGATCAAGTCGATCGGCCTGGGCCTCGCCGTCGCCGTCTTCCTCGACGCCTTCGTCGTACGGATGACCATCGTCCCCGCGGTCATGGCCCTGCTCGGCCGCCGCGCCTGGGCGCTGCCCCGCCGACTGGACCGGATACTGCCCAACGTGGACGTCGAGGGCGAGAAACTGCGGCACCTGCTGGAGCGGGATGCCGGGAGGACCGAGGGCGCCGGTGACGGCGAGGGAGCGGGCGAGGAGATCCCCGAGCCGGTCCACACCGGCAAGGGCTGA
- a CDS encoding TetR/AcrR family transcriptional regulator translates to MPARPMDPRTRRSRSALETALRELIAERDLSQISVSDITKRAGVNRSTFYEHYTDVHDLAAAACTTVFDELVAAGPAAVPPATPDGGPPDNPLPDLFAHVAEHAPLYRALLGDDGSARVINHLLQRMTVTAHIRRNPAQDTGPYEADGAVLADGAVQPSPLADDPVAPGSTPHDPAAGFVAGAVLGSVVDWLRHGCPGTPEEMGAALWPLLIGVAAAAGWETEQPGAPAAG, encoded by the coding sequence ATGCCCGCGCGTCCCATGGATCCCCGCACCCGCCGTTCCCGCTCCGCCCTGGAAACCGCCCTGCGCGAACTCATCGCCGAGCGGGACCTCAGCCAGATCTCGGTCTCGGACATCACCAAGCGCGCGGGGGTCAACCGGTCGACGTTCTACGAGCACTACACCGACGTCCACGACCTGGCAGCCGCCGCGTGCACGACGGTCTTCGACGAGTTGGTGGCGGCCGGCCCCGCGGCGGTCCCACCGGCCACCCCCGACGGCGGCCCCCCGGACAACCCCCTGCCGGACCTCTTCGCGCACGTGGCCGAACACGCTCCCCTCTACCGGGCCCTGCTCGGCGACGACGGCAGCGCGCGGGTCATCAACCACCTGCTCCAGCGCATGACGGTGACCGCCCATATCCGCCGGAACCCGGCTCAGGACACCGGCCCGTACGAGGCCGATGGAGCCGTCCTCGCCGATGGGGCCGTACAGCCCTCCCCCCTCGCCGACGACCCGGTGGCCCCGGGCAGCACCCCGCACGATCCGGCGGCCGGGTTCGTGGCGGGTGCCGTGCTCGGCAGCGTCGTCGACTGGCTGCGCCACGGCTGCCCGGGCACCCCGGAGGAGATGGGCGCCGCCCTCTGGCCGCTGCTCATCGGAGTCGCGGCGGCGGCCGGCTGGGAGACCGAGCAGCCGGGGGCCCCGGCGGCCGGCTAG